In Methylomonas sp. MK1, the following are encoded in one genomic region:
- a CDS encoding zinc ribbon domain-containing protein YjdM: protein MNDLPNCPKCGSEYTYHDGTMNICPDCAHEWSTDAAGDSDDEAKVVKDANGNLLQDGDTVTVIKDLKVKGSSLVVKVGTRVKNIRLVDGDHDIDCKIDGIGAMKLKSEFVKKV from the coding sequence ATGAACGATTTACCTAACTGCCCAAAATGCGGCTCTGAATACACCTATCACGACGGCACCATGAATATTTGCCCGGACTGCGCCCACGAGTGGTCGACCGATGCCGCCGGCGACAGCGACGATGAGGCGAAAGTCGTCAAGGACGCCAACGGCAACCTGCTGCAAGACGGCGATACCGTCACCGTGATTAAAGACCTGAAAGTGAAAGGCTCTTCACTGGTTGTCAAAGTCGGCACCCGAGTTAAAAACATCCGCCTAGTGGACGGCGACCACGATATCGACTGCAAAATCGACGGCATCGGCGCGATGAAATTGAAATCGGAATTTGTAAAAAAAGTCTGA
- a CDS encoding NarK family nitrate/nitrite MFS transporter: protein MSSSKLNLFSFTGKMQILHMSWLAFFISFVVWFNHAPLMLAIAENLKLSQAEIKTILILNVALTIPSRIAIGILVDKFGPKRTYSSLLAISSIPCFMFAAADDFQQLALARFLMGFVGAGFVIGIRMVGEWFPARQLGVAEGIYGGWGNFGSAAAAIALPSLALAFGGENGWRYAIACTGIMALLYSVIYFFSVSDTPKGSTYFKPKKAGAMEVTSIWDLFFYILMTIPLYAALSLLTWKLSPTGMKLLSGDATIGLYIGIWLLFLYNLYKIVHVNQEHLTQPIEAIHQYKFKQVAILDLAYLVTFGSELAVVSMLPLFFHETFKQTGITPVQAGLLASSFAFMNLIARPGGGWLSDKYGRKLSLSVCVIGCALGYAAMSQINSEWPIALAFTVTFLCSFFVQAGCGAVYAMVPLIKRRMTGQIAGMVGAYGNVGGVTFLTVLSFVTPEAFFLTIAGTAVVVALAVQFIEEPAGHMAEIMEDGSVAMIELV from the coding sequence ATGTCCTCGAGCAAACTCAATCTTTTTAGCTTCACCGGCAAAATGCAGATTTTGCACATGAGCTGGCTGGCGTTTTTCATTAGCTTTGTGGTGTGGTTCAACCATGCGCCGCTAATGTTGGCGATTGCCGAGAACCTTAAACTCAGTCAAGCGGAAATTAAAACCATCTTGATACTGAACGTGGCGTTGACGATCCCGTCACGGATTGCGATTGGTATTTTGGTGGATAAATTTGGCCCCAAACGCACCTACTCAAGCTTGTTGGCAATCAGCAGCATTCCCTGCTTCATGTTTGCCGCTGCCGACGACTTTCAGCAATTAGCCCTGGCGAGATTTTTGATGGGTTTCGTCGGCGCCGGCTTTGTCATCGGAATCCGTATGGTCGGCGAATGGTTCCCGGCCAGACAACTCGGTGTTGCCGAAGGCATCTACGGCGGCTGGGGCAATTTCGGCTCAGCCGCTGCCGCCATCGCCTTACCGTCATTGGCCTTGGCATTCGGCGGCGAAAACGGTTGGCGTTATGCGATTGCCTGCACCGGCATCATGGCTTTGCTCTATTCGGTGATTTATTTTTTCAGCGTCAGCGATACACCCAAAGGTTCGACGTATTTCAAACCCAAGAAAGCCGGCGCTATGGAAGTAACCAGCATCTGGGATCTGTTCTTCTATATTTTAATGACCATTCCCTTGTATGCAGCGCTCAGTTTGCTGACCTGGAAACTATCGCCAACGGGCATGAAGCTGTTATCCGGTGACGCCACAATCGGTCTTTACATCGGGATTTGGCTATTGTTTCTCTACAACTTGTACAAAATCGTGCACGTTAATCAGGAACACCTCACCCAACCCATTGAAGCGATACACCAATACAAATTTAAACAGGTTGCCATTCTGGACCTGGCATACCTGGTGACCTTCGGCTCCGAACTCGCAGTCGTCTCCATGCTGCCGCTGTTTTTCCACGAAACCTTCAAACAGACTGGCATCACCCCAGTGCAAGCGGGCCTACTGGCATCCAGCTTCGCGTTCATGAACCTGATCGCCCGGCCTGGCGGTGGCTGGCTGAGCGATAAGTATGGTCGCAAATTGTCGTTGAGCGTTTGCGTGATCGGTTGCGCACTGGGCTATGCCGCCATGTCGCAAATCAATTCGGAATGGCCGATTGCCCTGGCGTTTACCGTGACCTTTTTGTGTTCATTTTTCGTCCAGGCGGGATGCGGCGCGGTCTACGCAATGGTGCCGTTGATCAAACGCCGCATGACCGGGCAAATCGCCGGCATGGTCGGCGCTTACGGCAATGTGGGCGGAGTCACCTTTCTGACGGTATTGTCTTTCGTCACACCGGAAGCCTTTTTTCTCACCATCGCTGGCACCGCCGTCGTGGTCGCACTGGCAGTGCAATTTATCGAAGAACCCGCCGGCCACATGGCAGAAATCATGGAAGACGGCAGCGTGGCCATGATCGAATTAGTCTAA
- a CDS encoding bifunctional protein-serine/threonine kinase/phosphatase, protein MAKTLSIKLGSHSDKGVKPENEDCWGAVVPAEPQLTLKGIVAGIADGMSGSEAGKEASHCCITAFLEDYYSTPDSWSVAKAGQKILSATNSWLHSQGQIRYASVKGMVSTLSVLVLKSNTAHILHVGDSRIYLWRQHGLEQLTRDHRLWVSNDKSYLNRAMGIEPHLEVDYKSLTVEKNDLFLMTSDGLHDFISEHHLKTLLSQDSDLQTLAEVLVKTALANGSDDNVTCQLVRIDDLPQLREDEILRHHGHLPFPPPLAPGMLLDGYRIEAELHASKRTQIYQAFDTLHNRWVILKTPSVLYNDDTHYIEHFLHEEWAGKRINHPNVLTVLESDRAKSCLYYVTEFIEGQTLRQWISQNPKPEIKRVRTLIEQIAKGLRAFHRMEMLHQDLKPENIMITEQGSVKIIDFGSVKIAGIAEITPLDRNQAENILGTLNYTAPEYHLGQSGTVKSDLFSLGVICYEMLNGNLPFANMPEKPNRNNLERLVYIPSIRRNEMVPIWIDGALKKATTISPRFRYDELSEFLHDLSTPNPQFLKAEDKIPLIERNPLLFWKSTTALFFLISVVLLFLLSRQ, encoded by the coding sequence ATGGCCAAAACCTTATCGATCAAGCTCGGTTCGCACAGCGACAAAGGAGTGAAACCCGAAAACGAAGATTGCTGGGGCGCTGTCGTCCCTGCTGAACCGCAACTGACCCTAAAAGGCATCGTGGCGGGTATTGCGGACGGCATGAGCGGCAGTGAAGCCGGCAAGGAAGCCAGCCATTGCTGTATCACCGCGTTTCTGGAGGATTACTACAGCACGCCGGATTCCTGGTCAGTAGCCAAAGCCGGACAAAAAATCCTGTCGGCTACCAACTCTTGGCTGCACAGCCAGGGACAAATACGCTATGCCTCGGTAAAAGGCATGGTGAGCACGCTCAGTGTACTGGTGCTTAAATCCAACACCGCCCATATTCTGCACGTCGGTGATTCTCGGATTTATTTATGGCGGCAACATGGGCTGGAGCAACTGACGCGCGACCACAGACTTTGGGTGTCCAACGACAAAAGCTATCTGAATCGCGCGATGGGTATCGAACCGCATTTGGAAGTGGATTACAAATCGCTGACCGTCGAAAAAAACGACTTATTCTTGATGACTTCGGACGGGCTCCACGATTTTATTAGCGAGCACCACCTAAAAACGCTGCTCTCGCAGGATTCCGATCTGCAAACCCTTGCCGAAGTCTTGGTCAAAACCGCCCTGGCTAACGGGAGCGACGACAATGTGACCTGCCAACTGGTTCGAATCGACGACTTGCCGCAACTACGCGAAGACGAAATATTGCGACATCATGGGCACTTGCCTTTTCCACCGCCACTGGCACCCGGCATGCTGCTGGATGGCTACCGGATCGAAGCGGAATTGCATGCCAGCAAGCGCACCCAAATTTACCAAGCCTTCGATACGCTGCATAACCGGTGGGTCATTTTGAAGACGCCGTCGGTGCTGTATAACGACGACACCCATTATATTGAGCATTTTTTGCACGAAGAATGGGCTGGTAAACGGATCAACCATCCCAACGTCTTAACAGTACTCGAATCCGACCGCGCCAAAAGCTGTCTTTACTACGTAACCGAATTTATCGAAGGGCAAACCTTAAGACAATGGATCAGTCAGAACCCCAAGCCGGAGATCAAGCGGGTTCGCACCCTAATCGAACAAATCGCCAAAGGGCTGCGCGCTTTTCATCGTATGGAAATGCTGCATCAGGATTTGAAACCGGAAAACATCATGATTACCGAGCAAGGCAGCGTTAAGATCATAGACTTCGGTTCGGTCAAGATCGCCGGCATCGCCGAAATCACCCCTCTCGACCGGAATCAAGCCGAGAATATTTTAGGCACGCTGAACTACACCGCGCCGGAGTATCACTTAGGTCAATCCGGCACGGTGAAGTCGGATTTGTTCTCCTTAGGCGTCATCTGTTACGAAATGCTCAACGGCAATTTGCCATTCGCCAACATGCCGGAAAAACCCAACCGCAACAATCTCGAGCGCCTGGTTTACATTCCCAGCATCCGCCGCAACGAGATGGTGCCGATCTGGATAGACGGCGCCTTGAAAAAGGCCACGACGATTTCGCCACGGTTTCGGTATGACGAATTGTCCGAATTCCTGCACGACCTATCCACTCCCAACCCGCAATTTCTGAAAGCGGAAGATAAAATCCCACTTATAGAGCGCAATCCGCTGTTGTTCTGGAAAAGTACGACAGCGCTGTTCTTTCTGATCAGCGTCGTTTTACTGTTCTTACTGAGCAGGCAATAA